One window of the Manihot esculenta cultivar AM560-2 chromosome 14, M.esculenta_v8, whole genome shotgun sequence genome contains the following:
- the LOC110600118 gene encoding histone acetyltransferase HAC1 isoform X1, with product MNVQAHLSGQISGQVPNQLAQQNGNPLPAAQLQNLAAASGGGLTSPNMFTMDPELHRARIFMREKIFAIILQRQPQPVSEPQKQKFKDIAKRLEEGLFKAAQSKEDYMNLNTLESRLSSLIKRAPVNNHNQRPGQLVNPSSSIGTMIPTPGMSHSGNSNLMVSSADTMMTASSGCDSISVTTMNMGSLLPSSSLHSSFSRSDAMVAGTMSNGYQQTLANFSISSGGNLPSMGGQRMTSQMIPTPGYNNINNNNKSNNQSYMNMESSSSLGGYSTVESTMASQPQQQKQYAGGQNSHIMQNLGSQMGSSIRSGLQQKSYGFSNGALNSGIGMIANNLQFVSEPCVSEGYMTGTPYASSPKPLQQHFDQQQQQIVHGEGYGISNADSFGSGNFYNAVTSVGSMMNAQNITSMSLQSMPKTNSSLVNNQLNLHGIQQAAQVKPQSADQSEKMNFQSLPSRDSILHTHQQQQFQQHLHQFPQQQQFVQQQYIKNQQNQQHQQLFHDAFDQSQPSDPSNQVKREPGVEHHNEALHSQTSQHLQMSELQNQFQQNVVEDHSQAAQSLSQPSGQHGMCSSLAQNSQEMQQVSHPHQLVSESQSDFTCHSIGAPSAKILQGQWRPHLPDRGCIPSMPHEQHVQEDFHQRISGQDEAQRNNFASEGSNIVQNAPPRNSSETQNSNGVICKSGIANRDRQFRNQQKWLLFLRHARRCTAPEGKCSDVNCITVQKLLRHMDRCNSSPCPYPRCHHTRILIQHNKHCRDAGCPVCVPVKNYVEAQMRARTRLSSDSCFSSKSSNTGDNSAKFISKNPAVVETSEELHPSLKRMKIEQSPQSFKPEDEIAAVSASMTTDSHISQDVKKQDYKQGVPVKSECMEVKLELPLSSGQGSPRNNEKKKDIVDRNSQKLNGESVVQDESTSSSKQESIKVENETDQGRQEISAQPADNAAGTKSGKPKIKGVSLTELFTPEQVREHIIGLRQWVGQSKAKAEKNQAMEHSMSENSCQLCAVEKLTFEPPPIYCTSCGARIKRNAMYYTMGAGDTRHYFCIPCYNEARGDTIVVDGSAIPKARLEKKKNDEETEEWWVQCDKCEAWQHQICALFNGRRNDGGQAEYTCPNCYIAEIERGERKPLPQSAVLGAKDLPRTILSDHIEQRLFRRLKQERQERARIQVKGYDEVPGAEALVVRVVSSVDKKLEVKQRFLEIFREENYPTEFPYKSKVILLFQKIEGVEVCLFGMYVQEFGSECQFPNQRRVYLSYLDSVKYFRPEIKAVTGEALRTFVYHEILIGYLEYCKKRGFTSCYIWACPPLKGEDYILYCHPEIQKTPKSDKLREWYLSMLRKASKENVVVELTNLYDHFFVSTGECKAKVTAARLPYFDGDYWPGAAEDLIYQLNQEEDGRKQNKKGTTKKTITKRALKASGQSDLSGNASKDLLLMHKLGETICPMKEDFIMVHLQHCCTHCCTLMVSGKRWVCNQCKNFQICDNCYEAEQKREERERHPVNQREKHTLYPFEITDVPADTKDKDEILESEFFDTRQAFLSLCQGNHYQYDTLRRAKHSSMMVLYHLHNPTAPAFVTTCNICHLDIETGQGWRCEVCPDYDVCNACYQKDGGIDHPHKLTNHPSMADRDAQNKEARQLRVLQLRKMLDLLVHASQCRSPHCQYLHCRKVKGLFRHGIQCKIRASGGCVLCKKMWYLLQLHARACKESECHVPRCRDLKEHLRRLQQQSDSRRRAAVMEMMRQRAAEVAGNSG from the exons ATGAATGTGCAGGCGCATTTATCTGGGCAGATCTCTGGACAGGTTCCTAATCAGTTGGCCCAGCAGAATGGGAATCCGCTACCTGCAGCTCAGTTGCAGAATTTAGCTGCTGCTAGTGGTGGAGGTTTGACTTCTCCTAATATGTTCACCATGGACCCTGAGCTTCATAGAGCTCGCATTTTTATGCGTGAGAAAAT ATTTGCAATTATATTGCAGAGGCAGCCTCAGCCAGTTAGTGAACCACAGAAACAGAAATTTAAAGATATTGCCAAACGCCTTGAAGAGGGTCTGTTTAAAGCTGCTCAGTCAAAG GAGGACTACATGAACCTAAATACCTTAGAGAGTCGTCTGAGTAGTCTGATCAAACGCGCACCTGTGAATAACCACAACCAACGGCCTGGACAACTTGTTAATCCTTCTTCTTCCATTGGTACCATGATACCCACTCCTGGCATGTCACATAGTGGGAATTCCAACTTGATGGTATCTTCTGCAGATACCATGATGACTGCTTCCAGTGGATGTGATAGTATATCAGTGACAACTATGAACATGGGAAGCCTGTTGCCATCTAGCTCTTTACATAGTTCCTTCAGTAGATCTGATG CTATGGTTGCAGGGACTATGTCTAATGGATATCAGCAAACACTGGCCAATTTCTCTATTAGCTCTGGTGGGAATTTGCCATCCATGGGTGGGCAAAGAATGACAAGCCAGATGATTCCAACTCCTGGatataataatatcaataaCAATAACAAGAGTAATAATCAATCTTACATGAATATGGAGTCATCTAGTAGTCTTGGTGGTTATTCAACTGTTGAATCTACAATGGCATCACAGCCACAGCAGCAAAAGCAGTATGCTGGAGGTCAAAACAGTCACATAATGCAGAATCTTGGCAGCCAAATGGGCAGCAGTATTAGATCTGGATTACAGCAAAAATCATATGGGTTCTCGAATGGAGCTCTAAATAGTGGGATTGGGATGATTGCAAACAATTTACAGTTTGTGAGTGAACCTTGCGTCTCTGAGGGTTATATGACTGGCACACCGTATGCTAGTTCACCCAAACCATTGCAACAGCATTTTGATCAACAACAGCAACAAATAGTGCATG GTGAGGGATATGGAATAAGTAATGCTGATTCCTTTGGATCTGGAAACTTTTATAATGCAGTAACATCTGTTGGATCAATGATGAATGCTCAGAATATTACTTCTATGAGCTTGCAGTCCATGCCGAAAACTAATTCATCTCTGGTAAATAATCAGTTAAATTTACATGGAATTCAACAAGCTGCACAGGTAAAACCTCAGTCAGCTGATCAATCTGAAAAGATGAACTTTCAGTCTCTACCTTCTAGGGACAGCATCCTACATACTCACCAACAACAGCAATTTCAGCAACATCTTCATCAATTTCCACAGCAGCAGCAATTTGTTCAGCAACAATACATTAAAAATCAGCAAAACCAGCAGCATCAACAACTTTTTCATGATGCCTTTGATCAGTCTCAGCCATCCGATCCCAGTAATCAGGTGAAGCGTGAGCCTGGAGTGGAGCATCATAATGAAGCTCTGCACTCGCAAACctctcaacatctccaaatgtcTGAGTTGCAAAATCAATTCCAGCAGAATGTTGTTGAGGATCATTCTCAGGCTGCACAAAGTCTCTCTCAGCCATCTGGACAGCATGGCATGTGTTCATCATTGGCACAAAATTCACAGGAAATGCAACAGGTGTCGCATCCGCATCAGTTGGTTTCAGAGTCTCAAAGTGATTTTACTTGCCATTCTATTGGAGCACCATCGGCTAAAATATTGCAGGGACAATGGCGTCCTCATTTGCCGGACAGAGGTTGCATCCCTAGCATGCCACATGAGCAGCATGTCCAAGAGGACTTCCACCAGAGAATATCTGGTCAGGATGAAGCTCAACGGAATAATTTTGCTTCAGAAGGTTCTAATATTGTTCAAAATGCTCCTCCTAGAAATTCTTCAGAGACTCAAAATTCAAATGGTGTCATTTGTAAATCCGGAATTGCGAACCGAGATCGCCAGTTCAGAAATCAACAGAAGTGGCTCTTGTTCTTGCGGCATGCTCGCAGATGTACAGCTCCTGAAGGGAAATGTTCAGATGTTAATTGCATAACTGTGCAAAAGTTACTGAGACATATGGACAGATGCAATTCATCTCCATGCCCATATCCTCGATGCCATCATACCAGGATATTGATTCAACACAACAAGCACTGTAGGGATGCAGGGTGTCCTGTTTGTGTTCCTGTCAAAAATTATGTAGAGGCACAAATGAGGGCACGCACTCGTCTAAGCTCAGATTCCTGTTTTTCTAGCAAATCCAGCAATACTGGTGATAATTCAGCtaaattcatttcaaaaaatCCTGCAGTTGTGGAAACTTCAGAAGAACTGCATCCCTCCCTAAAGCGCATGAAAATAGAGCAGTCCCCCCAATCTTTTAAGCCTGAGGATGAAATTGCTGCTGTATCTGCTTCTATGACCACAGATTCTCACATATCTCAGGATGTCAAGAAGCAAGATTATAAACAGGGTGTGCCAGTTAAGTCTGAGTGCATGGAGGTAAAGTTGGAACTTCCATTAAGTTCTGGACAAGGAAGTCCTAGGAATAATGAGAAGAAAAAGGATATCGTAGACAGAAACAGCCAAAAGCTTAATGGTGAATCTGTTGTACAAGATGAGTCAACTAGTTCATCGAAACAAGAGAGCATCAAAGTTGAGAACGAAACAGATCAGGGCAGGCAAGAAATTTCTGCACAacctgcagataatgcagctggAACCAAGTCTGGAAAGCCAAAAATAAAGGGGGTATCACTGACTGAACTGTTCACACCTGAACAAGTCAGGGAGCATATAATAGGCCTTAGGCAATGGGTTGGCCAG AGTAAGGCAAAGGCAGAGAAGAACCAAGCAATGGAGCATTCGATGAGTGAGAACTCTTGTCAACTGTGTGCAGTTGAAAAGCTTACTTTTGAACCACCACCCATATATTGCACTTCCTGTGGTGCTCGCATTAAACGCAATGCAATGTATTATACTATGGGAGCTGGTGATACACGGCATTACTTCTGCATTCCTTGCTATAATGAGGCTCGTGGAGACACTATTGTCGTTGATGGGAGTGCCATCCCAAAGGCAAGGcttgagaagaagaaaaatgatgAGGAGACTGAAGAATGG TGGGTTCAATGTGACAAGTGTGAAGCCTGGCAACATCAAATTTGTGCTTTATTTAATGGAAGAAGAAATGATGGTGGGCAAGCTGAATATACTTGCCCTAATTGCTACATAGCAGAGATTGAAAGAGGAGAGCGGAAGCCTTTACCACAGAGTGCAGTCCTTGGGGCCAAAGATCTACCACGAACAATACTCAGTGACCACATAGAGCAACGATTATTCAGGAGATTGAAGCAGGAGAGACAGGAGAGGGCGAGGATTCAAGTAAAAGGTTATGATGAG GTTCCAGGAGCAGAAGCACTTGTAGTTCGAGTTGTTTCATCAGTTGACAAAAAGTTGGAAGTGAAGCAGCGTTTTCTTGAAATTTTTCGAGAAGAAAATTACCCAACTGAGTTCCCGTACAAGTCCAAG GTGATTTTGTTGTTTCAGAAGATTGAAGGTGTGGAGGTATGCCTATTTGGCATGTATGTCCAAGAATTTGGATCAGAATGTCAATTTCCAAATCAACGCCGTGTCTATTTGTCATATCTGGATTCTGTGAAGTATTTTAGACCTGAGATTAAAGCAGTGACAGGAGAGGCTCTCCGTACATTTGTTTACCATGAAATTTTG ATTGGATACCTTGAGTACTGCAAGAAGAGAGGTTTTACTAGCTGCTATATATGGGCTTGCCCTCCTTTAAAGGGTGAAGACTACATATTATATTGCCACCCAGAAATCCAGAAAACACCAAAATCTGATAAACTCCGGGAGTG GTATTTGTCAATGCTAAGAAAAGCCTCTAAGGAAAATGTTGTGGTTGAACTAACTAATTTATATGATCATTTCTTTGTATCTACTGGGGAATGTAAGGCAAAGGTAACAGCTGCAAGGTTGCCATACTTTGATGGTGACTATTGGCCTGGTGCTGCAGAGGATTTAATTTATCAGCTTAACCAAGAAGAAGATGGCAGAAAACAGAACAAGAAGGGAACAACCAAAAAGACCATAACAAAAAGGGCTCTTAAGGCATCTGGTCAGTCAGATCTTTCCGGTAACGCATCGAAGGATCTGCTACTAATGCATAAA CTTGGTGAGACAATATGCCCAATGAAGGAAGACTTTATCATGGTTCATTTACAGCATTGCTGCACCCACTGTTGTACTTTAATGGTATCGGGAAAGCGCTGGGTTTGCAACCAATGCAAAAATTTTCAGATTTGTGATAA CTGTTACGAGGCTGAACAGAAGCGTGAAGAAAGGGAGCGACATCCTGTCAACCAAAGGGAGAAACACACACTCTATCCT TTTGAAATCACTGATGTACCTGCTGATACAAAGGATAAAGATGAAATTCTTGAGAGTGAATTCTTTGACACGAGACAAGCATTTCTTAGTCTTTGTCAAGGAAATCATTATCAGTATGATACTCTACGCCGGGCTAAGCATTCTTCAATGATGGTCCTTTACCATCTCCATAATCCAACTGCTCCTGCTTTTGTTACAACTTGCAATATATGTCATCTTGACATTGAAACGGGTCAAGGTTGGCGCTGTGAAGTTTGCCCTGATTATGATGTATGCAATGCTTGTTACCAAAAGGATGGGGGTATTGA
- the LOC110600118 gene encoding histone acetyltransferase HAC1 isoform X2, whose amino-acid sequence MNVQAHLSGQISGQVPNQLAQQNGNPLPAAQLQNLAAASGGGLTSPNMFTMDPELHRARIFMREKIFAIILQRQPQPVSEPQKQKFKDIAKRLEEGLFKAAQSKEDYMNLNTLESRLSSLIKRAPVNNHNQRPGQLVNPSSSIGTMIPTPGMSHSGNSNLMVSSADTMMTASSGCDSISVTTMNMGSLLPSSSLHSSFSRSDGTMSNGYQQTLANFSISSGGNLPSMGGQRMTSQMIPTPGYNNINNNNKSNNQSYMNMESSSSLGGYSTVESTMASQPQQQKQYAGGQNSHIMQNLGSQMGSSIRSGLQQKSYGFSNGALNSGIGMIANNLQFVSEPCVSEGYMTGTPYASSPKPLQQHFDQQQQQIVHGEGYGISNADSFGSGNFYNAVTSVGSMMNAQNITSMSLQSMPKTNSSLVNNQLNLHGIQQAAQVKPQSADQSEKMNFQSLPSRDSILHTHQQQQFQQHLHQFPQQQQFVQQQYIKNQQNQQHQQLFHDAFDQSQPSDPSNQVKREPGVEHHNEALHSQTSQHLQMSELQNQFQQNVVEDHSQAAQSLSQPSGQHGMCSSLAQNSQEMQQVSHPHQLVSESQSDFTCHSIGAPSAKILQGQWRPHLPDRGCIPSMPHEQHVQEDFHQRISGQDEAQRNNFASEGSNIVQNAPPRNSSETQNSNGVICKSGIANRDRQFRNQQKWLLFLRHARRCTAPEGKCSDVNCITVQKLLRHMDRCNSSPCPYPRCHHTRILIQHNKHCRDAGCPVCVPVKNYVEAQMRARTRLSSDSCFSSKSSNTGDNSAKFISKNPAVVETSEELHPSLKRMKIEQSPQSFKPEDEIAAVSASMTTDSHISQDVKKQDYKQGVPVKSECMEVKLELPLSSGQGSPRNNEKKKDIVDRNSQKLNGESVVQDESTSSSKQESIKVENETDQGRQEISAQPADNAAGTKSGKPKIKGVSLTELFTPEQVREHIIGLRQWVGQSKAKAEKNQAMEHSMSENSCQLCAVEKLTFEPPPIYCTSCGARIKRNAMYYTMGAGDTRHYFCIPCYNEARGDTIVVDGSAIPKARLEKKKNDEETEEWWVQCDKCEAWQHQICALFNGRRNDGGQAEYTCPNCYIAEIERGERKPLPQSAVLGAKDLPRTILSDHIEQRLFRRLKQERQERARIQVKGYDEVPGAEALVVRVVSSVDKKLEVKQRFLEIFREENYPTEFPYKSKVILLFQKIEGVEVCLFGMYVQEFGSECQFPNQRRVYLSYLDSVKYFRPEIKAVTGEALRTFVYHEILIGYLEYCKKRGFTSCYIWACPPLKGEDYILYCHPEIQKTPKSDKLREWYLSMLRKASKENVVVELTNLYDHFFVSTGECKAKVTAARLPYFDGDYWPGAAEDLIYQLNQEEDGRKQNKKGTTKKTITKRALKASGQSDLSGNASKDLLLMHKLGETICPMKEDFIMVHLQHCCTHCCTLMVSGKRWVCNQCKNFQICDNCYEAEQKREERERHPVNQREKHTLYPFEITDVPADTKDKDEILESEFFDTRQAFLSLCQGNHYQYDTLRRAKHSSMMVLYHLHNPTAPAFVTTCNICHLDIETGQGWRCEVCPDYDVCNACYQKDGGIDHPHKLTNHPSMADRDAQNKEARQLRVLQLRKMLDLLVHASQCRSPHCQYLHCRKVKGLFRHGIQCKIRASGGCVLCKKMWYLLQLHARACKESECHVPRCRDLKEHLRRLQQQSDSRRRAAVMEMMRQRAAEVAGNSG is encoded by the exons ATGAATGTGCAGGCGCATTTATCTGGGCAGATCTCTGGACAGGTTCCTAATCAGTTGGCCCAGCAGAATGGGAATCCGCTACCTGCAGCTCAGTTGCAGAATTTAGCTGCTGCTAGTGGTGGAGGTTTGACTTCTCCTAATATGTTCACCATGGACCCTGAGCTTCATAGAGCTCGCATTTTTATGCGTGAGAAAAT ATTTGCAATTATATTGCAGAGGCAGCCTCAGCCAGTTAGTGAACCACAGAAACAGAAATTTAAAGATATTGCCAAACGCCTTGAAGAGGGTCTGTTTAAAGCTGCTCAGTCAAAG GAGGACTACATGAACCTAAATACCTTAGAGAGTCGTCTGAGTAGTCTGATCAAACGCGCACCTGTGAATAACCACAACCAACGGCCTGGACAACTTGTTAATCCTTCTTCTTCCATTGGTACCATGATACCCACTCCTGGCATGTCACATAGTGGGAATTCCAACTTGATGGTATCTTCTGCAGATACCATGATGACTGCTTCCAGTGGATGTGATAGTATATCAGTGACAACTATGAACATGGGAAGCCTGTTGCCATCTAGCTCTTTACATAGTTCCTTCAGTAGATCTGATG GGACTATGTCTAATGGATATCAGCAAACACTGGCCAATTTCTCTATTAGCTCTGGTGGGAATTTGCCATCCATGGGTGGGCAAAGAATGACAAGCCAGATGATTCCAACTCCTGGatataataatatcaataaCAATAACAAGAGTAATAATCAATCTTACATGAATATGGAGTCATCTAGTAGTCTTGGTGGTTATTCAACTGTTGAATCTACAATGGCATCACAGCCACAGCAGCAAAAGCAGTATGCTGGAGGTCAAAACAGTCACATAATGCAGAATCTTGGCAGCCAAATGGGCAGCAGTATTAGATCTGGATTACAGCAAAAATCATATGGGTTCTCGAATGGAGCTCTAAATAGTGGGATTGGGATGATTGCAAACAATTTACAGTTTGTGAGTGAACCTTGCGTCTCTGAGGGTTATATGACTGGCACACCGTATGCTAGTTCACCCAAACCATTGCAACAGCATTTTGATCAACAACAGCAACAAATAGTGCATG GTGAGGGATATGGAATAAGTAATGCTGATTCCTTTGGATCTGGAAACTTTTATAATGCAGTAACATCTGTTGGATCAATGATGAATGCTCAGAATATTACTTCTATGAGCTTGCAGTCCATGCCGAAAACTAATTCATCTCTGGTAAATAATCAGTTAAATTTACATGGAATTCAACAAGCTGCACAGGTAAAACCTCAGTCAGCTGATCAATCTGAAAAGATGAACTTTCAGTCTCTACCTTCTAGGGACAGCATCCTACATACTCACCAACAACAGCAATTTCAGCAACATCTTCATCAATTTCCACAGCAGCAGCAATTTGTTCAGCAACAATACATTAAAAATCAGCAAAACCAGCAGCATCAACAACTTTTTCATGATGCCTTTGATCAGTCTCAGCCATCCGATCCCAGTAATCAGGTGAAGCGTGAGCCTGGAGTGGAGCATCATAATGAAGCTCTGCACTCGCAAACctctcaacatctccaaatgtcTGAGTTGCAAAATCAATTCCAGCAGAATGTTGTTGAGGATCATTCTCAGGCTGCACAAAGTCTCTCTCAGCCATCTGGACAGCATGGCATGTGTTCATCATTGGCACAAAATTCACAGGAAATGCAACAGGTGTCGCATCCGCATCAGTTGGTTTCAGAGTCTCAAAGTGATTTTACTTGCCATTCTATTGGAGCACCATCGGCTAAAATATTGCAGGGACAATGGCGTCCTCATTTGCCGGACAGAGGTTGCATCCCTAGCATGCCACATGAGCAGCATGTCCAAGAGGACTTCCACCAGAGAATATCTGGTCAGGATGAAGCTCAACGGAATAATTTTGCTTCAGAAGGTTCTAATATTGTTCAAAATGCTCCTCCTAGAAATTCTTCAGAGACTCAAAATTCAAATGGTGTCATTTGTAAATCCGGAATTGCGAACCGAGATCGCCAGTTCAGAAATCAACAGAAGTGGCTCTTGTTCTTGCGGCATGCTCGCAGATGTACAGCTCCTGAAGGGAAATGTTCAGATGTTAATTGCATAACTGTGCAAAAGTTACTGAGACATATGGACAGATGCAATTCATCTCCATGCCCATATCCTCGATGCCATCATACCAGGATATTGATTCAACACAACAAGCACTGTAGGGATGCAGGGTGTCCTGTTTGTGTTCCTGTCAAAAATTATGTAGAGGCACAAATGAGGGCACGCACTCGTCTAAGCTCAGATTCCTGTTTTTCTAGCAAATCCAGCAATACTGGTGATAATTCAGCtaaattcatttcaaaaaatCCTGCAGTTGTGGAAACTTCAGAAGAACTGCATCCCTCCCTAAAGCGCATGAAAATAGAGCAGTCCCCCCAATCTTTTAAGCCTGAGGATGAAATTGCTGCTGTATCTGCTTCTATGACCACAGATTCTCACATATCTCAGGATGTCAAGAAGCAAGATTATAAACAGGGTGTGCCAGTTAAGTCTGAGTGCATGGAGGTAAAGTTGGAACTTCCATTAAGTTCTGGACAAGGAAGTCCTAGGAATAATGAGAAGAAAAAGGATATCGTAGACAGAAACAGCCAAAAGCTTAATGGTGAATCTGTTGTACAAGATGAGTCAACTAGTTCATCGAAACAAGAGAGCATCAAAGTTGAGAACGAAACAGATCAGGGCAGGCAAGAAATTTCTGCACAacctgcagataatgcagctggAACCAAGTCTGGAAAGCCAAAAATAAAGGGGGTATCACTGACTGAACTGTTCACACCTGAACAAGTCAGGGAGCATATAATAGGCCTTAGGCAATGGGTTGGCCAG AGTAAGGCAAAGGCAGAGAAGAACCAAGCAATGGAGCATTCGATGAGTGAGAACTCTTGTCAACTGTGTGCAGTTGAAAAGCTTACTTTTGAACCACCACCCATATATTGCACTTCCTGTGGTGCTCGCATTAAACGCAATGCAATGTATTATACTATGGGAGCTGGTGATACACGGCATTACTTCTGCATTCCTTGCTATAATGAGGCTCGTGGAGACACTATTGTCGTTGATGGGAGTGCCATCCCAAAGGCAAGGcttgagaagaagaaaaatgatgAGGAGACTGAAGAATGG TGGGTTCAATGTGACAAGTGTGAAGCCTGGCAACATCAAATTTGTGCTTTATTTAATGGAAGAAGAAATGATGGTGGGCAAGCTGAATATACTTGCCCTAATTGCTACATAGCAGAGATTGAAAGAGGAGAGCGGAAGCCTTTACCACAGAGTGCAGTCCTTGGGGCCAAAGATCTACCACGAACAATACTCAGTGACCACATAGAGCAACGATTATTCAGGAGATTGAAGCAGGAGAGACAGGAGAGGGCGAGGATTCAAGTAAAAGGTTATGATGAG GTTCCAGGAGCAGAAGCACTTGTAGTTCGAGTTGTTTCATCAGTTGACAAAAAGTTGGAAGTGAAGCAGCGTTTTCTTGAAATTTTTCGAGAAGAAAATTACCCAACTGAGTTCCCGTACAAGTCCAAG GTGATTTTGTTGTTTCAGAAGATTGAAGGTGTGGAGGTATGCCTATTTGGCATGTATGTCCAAGAATTTGGATCAGAATGTCAATTTCCAAATCAACGCCGTGTCTATTTGTCATATCTGGATTCTGTGAAGTATTTTAGACCTGAGATTAAAGCAGTGACAGGAGAGGCTCTCCGTACATTTGTTTACCATGAAATTTTG ATTGGATACCTTGAGTACTGCAAGAAGAGAGGTTTTACTAGCTGCTATATATGGGCTTGCCCTCCTTTAAAGGGTGAAGACTACATATTATATTGCCACCCAGAAATCCAGAAAACACCAAAATCTGATAAACTCCGGGAGTG GTATTTGTCAATGCTAAGAAAAGCCTCTAAGGAAAATGTTGTGGTTGAACTAACTAATTTATATGATCATTTCTTTGTATCTACTGGGGAATGTAAGGCAAAGGTAACAGCTGCAAGGTTGCCATACTTTGATGGTGACTATTGGCCTGGTGCTGCAGAGGATTTAATTTATCAGCTTAACCAAGAAGAAGATGGCAGAAAACAGAACAAGAAGGGAACAACCAAAAAGACCATAACAAAAAGGGCTCTTAAGGCATCTGGTCAGTCAGATCTTTCCGGTAACGCATCGAAGGATCTGCTACTAATGCATAAA CTTGGTGAGACAATATGCCCAATGAAGGAAGACTTTATCATGGTTCATTTACAGCATTGCTGCACCCACTGTTGTACTTTAATGGTATCGGGAAAGCGCTGGGTTTGCAACCAATGCAAAAATTTTCAGATTTGTGATAA CTGTTACGAGGCTGAACAGAAGCGTGAAGAAAGGGAGCGACATCCTGTCAACCAAAGGGAGAAACACACACTCTATCCT TTTGAAATCACTGATGTACCTGCTGATACAAAGGATAAAGATGAAATTCTTGAGAGTGAATTCTTTGACACGAGACAAGCATTTCTTAGTCTTTGTCAAGGAAATCATTATCAGTATGATACTCTACGCCGGGCTAAGCATTCTTCAATGATGGTCCTTTACCATCTCCATAATCCAACTGCTCCTGCTTTTGTTACAACTTGCAATATATGTCATCTTGACATTGAAACGGGTCAAGGTTGGCGCTGTGAAGTTTGCCCTGATTATGATGTATGCAATGCTTGTTACCAAAAGGATGGGGGTATTGA